A genomic stretch from Flavobacterium humidisoli includes:
- the bshB1 gene encoding bacillithiol biosynthesis deacetylase BshB1 produces the protein MKLDILAFGAHPDDVELGCAGTILKEVSLGKKVGIVDLTRGELGTRGTAETRDQEAKDAAKILGVVVRENLAMRDGFFINDEKHQLEVIKMIRKYKPEIVLCNAVDDRHIDHGKGSKLVSDSCFLSGLMKIETSVDGVQQEAWRPKVVYHYIQWKNLEPDFVVDITGFEEKKIEAIMAYKTQFYDPNSKEPSTPITSKNFFESLNYRAQDLGRLVGKDFAEGFTVERCLAVNSLENLI, from the coding sequence ATGAAATTAGACATATTAGCCTTTGGGGCGCATCCAGACGATGTAGAATTAGGTTGTGCTGGAACCATTTTAAAAGAAGTTTCCCTTGGAAAAAAAGTAGGTATTGTAGATTTGACGCGTGGTGAACTAGGAACGCGAGGTACAGCAGAAACTAGAGATCAGGAAGCAAAAGATGCAGCAAAAATTTTAGGAGTTGTTGTGCGTGAAAATTTAGCAATGCGTGATGGATTTTTTATTAATGACGAAAAGCATCAATTAGAAGTCATAAAAATGATTCGTAAGTACAAGCCTGAAATTGTATTATGTAATGCAGTCGACGATCGTCATATTGATCACGGAAAAGGAAGCAAACTGGTTTCTGATTCTTGTTTTCTTTCAGGGTTAATGAAAATTGAAACTTCGGTTGATGGAGTGCAGCAAGAAGCGTGGAGACCAAAAGTGGTTTATCATTATATTCAATGGAAAAATCTAGAACCAGATTTCGTTGTAGACATTACAGGATTTGAAGAAAAGAAGATTGAAGCGATTATGGCATACAAAACTCAATTTTACGATCCCAATTCAAAAGAACCTTCGACACCAATTACGAGTAAAAACTTTTTTGAAAGCTTAAATTATCGTGCGCAGGACTTAGGAAGGTTAGTTGGGAAAGATTTTGCAGAAGGTTTTACAGTAGAAAGATGTTTGGCAGTCAATAGCTTAGAAAATTTGATTTGA
- a CDS encoding neutral zinc metallopeptidase yields the protein MKWQGRRQSDNVEDRRSISGGGKAIIGGGVIGIIVLLLNVFGGETGQQIAPILEQMQGGQGQQTEAAAPLSKEDEEMGNYVRTLLAYNEDTWTKIFAEHGMTYEKPKLVLFKGAVQTACGGASSASGPFYCPGDRKVYMDLDFFEELKTKFGAKGGDFAIAYVIAHEIGHHIQTLMGTSSKMRQMQQGKSEAEANKLSVALELQADFYAGVWAHDNQKDLDVGDIDEALSAANAVGDDAIQSKMQGHVVPDSFTHGTSEQRMYWFKKGFKTGDINQGNTFEEIR from the coding sequence ATGAAATGGCAAGGAAGAAGGCAAAGTGATAATGTCGAAGACAGAAGATCAATTTCTGGTGGAGGAAAAGCAATAATTGGCGGAGGAGTTATTGGGATCATCGTTTTGCTTCTAAATGTTTTTGGCGGTGAAACAGGTCAGCAAATAGCGCCAATACTCGAACAAATGCAAGGCGGACAAGGCCAACAGACCGAAGCTGCAGCTCCGTTAAGCAAAGAAGACGAAGAAATGGGAAATTATGTAAGAACTTTGTTAGCGTACAATGAAGATACGTGGACTAAGATTTTTGCAGAGCATGGAATGACATACGAAAAGCCAAAATTAGTTCTCTTTAAAGGCGCTGTACAAACTGCCTGTGGTGGAGCATCATCGGCTTCTGGCCCTTTTTATTGCCCAGGTGATCGCAAAGTGTATATGGATTTAGATTTCTTTGAAGAATTAAAAACTAAATTTGGTGCAAAAGGAGGCGATTTTGCTATTGCATACGTTATTGCGCATGAAATTGGCCATCACATTCAAACTTTAATGGGAACATCTTCTAAAATGCGTCAGATGCAGCAAGGAAAAAGTGAAGCCGAAGCCAATAAATTATCTGTCGCATTAGAGTTACAAGCTGATTTTTATGCTGGAGTTTGGGCACATGATAATCAAAAAGATCTTGATGTTGGAGATATTGATGAAGCTTTAAGTGCAGCAAATGCTGTTGGAGATGATGCAATACAGAGTAAAATGCAAGGACATGTTGTACCCGATTCTTTTACCCACGGAACTTCAGAACAAAGAATGTATTGGTTTAAAAAAGGCTTTAAAACTGGAGATATAAATCAAGGAAACACATTTGAAGAAATTCGATAA